GGAACActatttttcaatataaaaatattaccaaCTTGTAATAACCACCACGCTTAACGCGAGTTTTAGCTTTAAGTATTAACATTGTCCtcattaatattattttcaaaataaattaaaaccaaCCAACAGGAATATCCATCGGCCGgctaaaatatatgaaaattgttGGTTATTTTCATTAGAAAATAAAtggagatttttttaaaaaataatagatcAAAAAGAGGAATTGAGAAAGGAATCTTTGAAGTTTGAAGTTAGACGTCCATAAACGTGGTTGCCAAACACACTTTCAAAAAGTTAtgcatgatatatatattaagtttcttCTCATCCAAGCGACAGAGTCTTTCATCTCTTCCTCAGTGTTTCATTTCTTTGCAATTAAGATGGAAGGCGAAGTAGCACAGAAGAACACAAGAGGCAGCTGGTCACTGCTTCGACCATTTCAAATGATATCCATTAGTCTTCTCAGCCTCCTCGTCCCTCTCTCTTTCCTCTTCCTTttacgtctctctctctcctcagtTCCCGTCACCGTCTCCCGCGTATCCTCCTTTCTCCATCAAGCTGATGTCGGAGTCTTATACGCAATTTTGTCTCTCATCATCGTCTCCACTTTACTCAACAATCTCTCCGGAAAACCAGAATGCTCTCTTTTGCATTCCCATCTCTACATATGCTGGATCGTTCTCTTCCTCGTCCAAGTTTCTGTCGCCTTCGGTGTGGAAGGAATCATGAGCACCACCATGTCAACAAATCCAGACGAAAACTTGTTTCTTGCTTCACAAGAAAGGTGGGTCTTGGTTAGGGTTATGTTCTTTTTGGGGCTACACGAAGTGATGCTGATGTGGTTTAGAGTCGTGGTTAAGCCTGTGGTCGACGACACTGTTTTTGGGGTTTACGTGGAGGAGGAAAGATGGTCGGAGAGAGCGGTCGTGGCGGTGACTTTTGGTCTAATGTGGTGGTGGAGGCTAAGAGACGAGGTAGAAAGTTTGGTGGTGGTTGCAGAGGTTAAACGTACGCTTCTTACTGGTCTGGATGGTTTTGACTTTCTGAACTGGTGGATGTATTACATATGTGTTGTGATTGGTATGGTGAAGATCTTCAAAGGTGTTTCGTATTTTGTGAATATGTTCATTTTGACCATTAAGAGGTCGAGAAAAGGATGTGAATCTTGTGTTGTTGTTGATCATGTGTAAGAGATTCGACACTTTTTACAGTCAgttgaagttttttttaaaaactcattcAGTTGTTTTCCTTATCATTCTGACTTCTGACGGACTTGACTAGAAAAATAGCAGAATATTGTGACATTAACGATAATTGGGTTTTCACATTGTTATTTTGTTAACAGTAGGCCCATCATATAACCCAGATCAGAAGTCAgtattttgaaaattctgaCTAAAggggtgttattggtttatgtattttagtGGATTTGAATGATCTCGACaaactcgactatgttatggagATAAGTGCCGAGTGGGAAATATTTGAatgaccatgaatgtctttgtattggtttatgtattttagtggatttgaaaatattcatatcTTCGGTAACAGAAATTAACCCATCAATTTTGTACGACCACTGTATGTACTCGGCACTAAAGGTTGACTTTCTTTTTCCATAACATAGTCGAGATTAACCCATCAATTTTGTTAATCTACTGTTATTggtttattgattttaaaataaattttaaaatcaagtgttattcaataatataaatttatttaaggaTTTGATTTATAATTGGATTTGAGTGGATTTATGAATGTTTTAAGGGTAAAAATACAAAGGAGCAAATATTGAGCTTATACATGTTATTTTGACTTGGATTTTAACGTTTGGACAAGTTTTCGTATCTTGTATGTTTGGTCAATATCTCGTATTTTGttcatcattatttttttttctgggtaCCAAACACATCTTCACCTTCTTCGTTTTGCAGTCACCAGTGTTTGGTCATGAGTACCTTTTCAATCCCCAAACATGGTTCTTACCTTTCATTCTTTTTAATTGGTTGTTTGGGCTTAGATCGTTCTTCTCATATTAGCATTTTTTTGCATGGTTACTTATGCCTACTTGTCAGACATTATGTAATGGTAATTGAattttttatgtataattttgAAACTTTTGATGGAATTGTCTGTTTTACTGCATATTTCAAAGCTTTGAGCATTTACCTTCTTATACGCAAGTGTCACCTTACCACACTAACTAACGAAAACTTGTCACCATAATGGTAAATCTATTTGATTGATTTATAACAATTCACctgtttgattttgaaattcATATGAATTATTCTGAAATCCATTTGCTTGATTTAAAAATCATGGATTTATCAAAGATTTCTAAAATCTgtaaatccattaaaatattAGAACCAATAACCCCCTAAGATATAACATTATACTCAAATTAAAAGGCTCTGATGAATTCGCTGAAAATCCTTATAAACTTTGCCACACAACTCAAATCATCACAAATTCACAATCCATAACCATGAGCTTGAGATTTGGTAGGCCAGTATCTGAGTTTACAGAATCAGAAACCTTAGAGCCCTATGCCAATATATTTAACACTCTGTTTGGAGAGCAAACACCTTACAGATTAGTGTTTTTACCAAAATCGAAAGGGTTACCGCATGAGAGGCACGTAGCACGGGAAAATGGAAATATATCCTCACCAGCGTCACTGAAGTTCACGGTGAGATATGTCAGAGGTGGAGGCAGACACTCCGCTAACCCATCAGATCTCGCCACATTCAGAGagaaagattttaaaaaatttcatggACGGAGATGATGGTTGAGATTTGAGGATatctcatcatttttaaaatatgatctTTATCTGACAAACAACACTCACCTGGTCACCGAGAGTGAATGGTGAGTTGAGAACTTGCAGTGAAAGAAAAATATAGTTCAAGTGAAGATCTCTAGTTAGAAGCCTCTACAAAACATTGAGAAGGACATGGCCCAATGTTTCTATTAGATTTTCTGgatgagaattttttttattagttttagaaATTACGCAAAACTAAAACTCTCAATGTTTCTATTAGATTTTCTGCAACACTTCTCCACGAAACATTTATTCATATGAAAGACAATTCACTTTAATATGTGAGATATGGAAACACAAACCTAATATAATAGAAAACTTCATTTTCCTCTTTCTAAATTTCCTTTTTGTGTTTATCATTAACATATTTAACACTTATTAATATGTTATGTTTACACAAGTTTAGAATTTTCCAACATTCACCCTCTTAATTCCAATTTGAATTAGAGAAATCAATCTTTTGAATTCTATTAGTAATGATGTCAGTCTTCTGCTCAACGCCCGGTCCATTTATCTATGGTTCATCTTTAAACTCGGCTCTATTGGTATGTGAGTTGTGTTACACGCTTTCATCTTTGTGTCACATACCCCTGTATATTTAACACCAGCTGGTCTATCCACAATCCTCCATGTCTTATTTCTTATGATAGACTCCAACTCGGCTGTCATAGCTTCAAATCCAATTTCTTCACAAAGTAGATAGAACCCAGCTGAGGTAAACTCTTCTCCTCCATCTGTGTGAAAGGTTTGCTTTTTAATGCTTTCATTGATCCTTTTGAATCGATTAAATACCTCACTCTTCTTGGCATGCATGGTGAAAACCTTCTTCTTAGACTCGGCCCAGTTCAAATCGGTTCAAAAGGATCAATGAAAGCACTATTCTCTTGATTTCTTCATTGATGTTGCGATGAGTCTTACGGCTGAAACTTACTACTATGAGGGCTCTGATCATGTCCGCCATCTTGCGTATGTGATCTACTCTATGCCACCAAGATTATGTCTCCAAGCTAGGGTTTTGTTACCAATTCAAAtctatagaaataaataatttataagaacttTTTtctcagtgacaaaaaaaaaataagaacaattTTTCTTATTAGCTTTAAAAACTACTCAAACCTAAAGCTTTCAATGTTTCTCTTGGATATATGATATACTCTCTTAGGTCTTATCTCAATCTTATGGAACACCTCTCCAtgaaacatttatttatatgaaaagtAATTATCTTTAACATGTGAGATATAGAAACACAAACCTAACCTAAAAAGAAAACTTCATTTTCCTATTCTAGATTTCCTTTTTGTGTTTCTCTCTTAACATATATGAACACTTATCTCTTAATTTTTAACAACGTCTGATATCAATTCAAATCTTTAAGAATAAAGAATTTATAAGAACaacttttttattaactttagaACTACTCAAAATTAAAGCTTTCAATGTTTCTCTTAAATCTCTTAAATCTTATGGAACACCTCTccattagatttttatttatatgaaagaCAATTCATTTAACATGTGGGATATAAAAACACAAACCTAATCtaaataaaaacttatttttcctatttatagattttctttttgtgcATATTCTTaacatattaaacatttattaatatgttaagTTTCCACAAACTTGGAATTATTCAGCAATGAAGAGGCTTCagcgaagagagagagagctagagCGATCAGCAACAGTCTGGGAATCCTCAGAGAACGGAGCAATTTTGTTCGACTCCAAACTGCCATTTGAGATCATTCATGTCATCTCAGGCAATAAAAATCTAAACACAAAAGAGAGAATGTAAAAAACACAAAAGAGAGAATtcataaaatacattaaactcAAAGAAACAGAGAATAAAAGCAATAGTGGTGATTTCTGCGAGCGGAGTCGCTGCCAACACTGAAAGCAATGCAGTCCCGGCCCTGAAACAATATGGGCTGGAAGCAAAAAAAGTATTTAGACTGGTTtacatataaaaaatgtaagatGTAGATGGTGGTATACGAACTCTGCACCTCGAACATATAAATCTGAAGAATAAATCATCTACgctatttgattaaaataaggCCGAGTTGTTAAATATTCTAAAAACGGCCGGAAGCACATGCTACTTGGCTTGTACCCAGGGCCGCTACTGAAGCAAAGTAAAAAAGACTGCTCGAGAATTGTGCATGATAGATTAGAGCGGACTCATGCATATGTGTATAACTGTGTAGACATTTAGCAAAATACAAATGTAGTGTATCAATAGATTTATATGTGAAAATGGGTAGGTTGATATCTTAGCCAAAAAACTCAAACCATGTATTGGGCCGGCCCACAGGCTAAACTCTTTTTATACTTTCTATAAAATTTtcgttgaacaaaaaaaatacgtGAAATcgaatattttattttgctatattCAGAACCGGCTCGGTCAACAACCACACATATTAAGTATCATATCtacaataaaatattacttatgTTTTTCATATTATCTTCCTTTCAATCCATGCAGTTCCATATATACGTttgtttttggtcaaaattttcattgttaatttttttgCCATGGTTTCTTTTATGTGTCCTATTTAAACCACATATATTAGCTTCCACCAAGATCAGAGAGCACTTGAAAATAAGAAGCGAGGGGATAATGGAGAAGGTAAATTTACATGTTTGTTACACCTTTTCTAATCTGCTTTCTCATTATTTAACTTGTTTAAAGTGGAATCGAAGATTGTTTGAAAATCTGCAAAACTCTTTGGTTTTCGAATCGACTAGGATCTAAATCAGCAACATAATCTAGAATTTGAGATATACTATGCAGCACAAAACAGATCTGCATTTACAAGTCCAATAACATAGGATAGTTGGTTGTAACGATAAGTCCAGGTAAATAACATTTTATGTTGAATATTCCCTGATAGATTTTATGTTATACATCCGATGATCCGTAAAACTGCTGAGATTCGAGAACCAGTAGATATTTCGTCATTCTATTTGGTTTGTGGTGTATAAATTATTttgcttctcttttcttttcattgTACAAAACTTTTCGTGATTTGATTCTCTTTATTGTtgattttatttagaaaaagcGTAAAGATGGCAAGGAGTTGCTATCCGACTTGAATGAGGTCAAAGCGCAAATCGGAAAAGAAAGATTTGATCATATTAATGTAAGTAACTCTTGGTTTCTTCTTTACGTTATTTTTgctagttatatatatatatacatatatatatatatatacattattatttgctaagtaatttttaaaataattaccCACATAATAAGtgtattttaagtttttttgaaCATCGATTACAGAATcacatatttttattcaattttctCTTTTGACTAATAACATCAATAATTACAGTTAATCCAgccaataaaaattcatattgtAGAATACAGATGGTCAAAAACAtctaattacattttttttaacatagaAACCTGAAAATATCActtaaattgaaatatattttttaaaagactccaaaaaaaaattttaatcatataaaatttaaatttaaaagcaaaaagaTGTATACACaataattgaataaaaatatcaaattttgtaaatttttataatgaatgtagtaataaatatttacaacatGAAGCTGGCATACCACccgatatataaatatatcttacTCTGAAAAGAGATGAGAGAATTaatcatctataaaatataataatttttggaGTGGATCTATCTACTTTGTCAATTCTTATTTCCGgtccaaaatataatattccGGACATAAAAAAAATTCGATCAAACGCTTGACTATAAGGATCATCAGAAGTCAATCAACTATCTATAAAAGCTAACGGTGAAACCACATGAACATTGTGTATATTCAGTTCTTGGATTGTTTACCTTATTTTATTAACAGAATAAATTCAAGTCGAGAGTCTTACGGAGTATGGGTGATCATGCTGCCGATCATTATTTTCCTGCCTTGACTCGGCACAAAGGAACAGCCATCGAAATGCTTTCTTCGAGAGAAGAACCTCTAGTCCATCATTTCAATGGAAATGATGAAATTTCTTATGAAGAAGTTACATTTCAAATTCCTGATGAAGAGGTTACCAAGCTTCCATTTGTTAAACAGCTACCTGGATCTATTACCTGGGTTTTCACGGATAGGcatgtttgttttatttcaCATTAGTGTCAATAACCAGTCATATACAGTATATGTGTTACTCATATTGCATCTATATATTTCTTTAACCTTGCAGTAATCAGCTAATGGCTCCAAGTGAGTCTGTGATTGGTAAGAAACAGTTCCATTATGTGGATGGTGAAGCAGTGGAATTGAGTCCTGACAAGGAAAAATATGAAGAAGCCAGGAAACAAAAAATGGAGTTTTCCAAAGAGATTGATCGGTTTATATGGTTAGTTTTTGCGTTATCTacgtttttttttccatcagACGCTGATCTATTAAGTTATATACGTTATTAATTGGTTATGTAGCGATGACTTATAAATGCATGCAAGTAGTGCGTTCGTATAAAACTTCGATTCTGAAATTAGTTAacgttattttatatatacgaACATAAATTAAGACCCTTACTTTTCTTTAATTACCCATATATATTGAGACGTACGGTTCATTAATATAAGTTGTTAATACTAATGTAGCCAATGATTTTGTAGGAAGATTGGTCAAAAATATAGTCTGGATGATCTGGTGGTGCAGAGGACTCTATCCAAGTTCCTTGGACTGAATGTTTCAGATATTTTGGTAACAATAGGATCGAATCCAATGATCCATCAATCActattcttcttttattttgttaatgatCGATTGATAAATAATCTTCCTGTTATTGTTTTCTCATTCGTCCtgtttaaaatgtttttgtttcgaATATAAATGTAGGAGAGGTacaataaacttaaaaatgaaGGAGATACTGATAGAAGCAAATTTACTTCTGTTCCGGCGACTGCTGCTGATAAGCATTTTTGCCGTCGTTGCTTGGTAACTTTTGAATCTTTATTTTTCTGTCaccaaaatatatacatacatttaTATACATGTTTTGCTATTTTCTACAGATATTCGACTGTCATCTGCATGAAGAATACCAGCCTCTACCTGtaagcttttatttatttatttatttcgtTGCATACGCCTTATAATTAAAGCTTAGTGATTAATTAATTTGGTGACTTTGGCTTGTCAGAGAGAAAACAAATCTAATTTGTTTGAGAGGGAAGATGCTGAAAAACAATGCAGTAAGCATTGTTACCTTAAggtaactctctctctctctctctctctctctctctcacacacacacacacaatatTTGTTCATTTCTCGCCGATGTTTACTACTGGTTTAATAGCTAAGGAATGTCATAGAAGCTGGTCATGTGATGGATAATGATAACTCTATATCAAACAATAAAGGGAAGGACGTGGTCTCAGGTACAAACACAGAAACTGGAGACTGTGTATTAAATGATCCTAATGAACTAATAAAAACATTACAGAGATGTCACAAGCACATAACGAGTGGAGCTCTGTAGACAAGAATCTTTACTTGCAAGGAGTTGAAATCTTTGGGAGAAACAGGTAAAGAAATAAAATCAAGTCATGttattaacatataaatattctaaaatatcaaTCTCGCTAAATGTTGAAGATAAACTGAGAAATTTGGTCACCcacaaataaatttacaaatgtACATTAGACaggaaaaaatacatttatacatCTTGATTATCATGTTTTTCATTGAGTTTAGtcttattagttaaaaaaactccgttaaattatatgatatgtTAGGTTTGATATACATATACgtaatattttttcaataagttttctatatttgatatttttatcttatttagtGTTGACTTTCCAATGTATATACTTGCTACTTGGTTGTGTTTCTTGTTCATGCTGGCCGCAGTTGTCTTATTACAAGAAACTTATTTTCCGGACACAAGACGTGTTCAGAGGTTTACAATTACATTCGCGAGCAAGATCAAACTCCAGAGATAGACAATCAGGTAAATTTAAATATGCAGTCTTCATGacatttatctttattttgttAACTCGTACTGATGATTTCATTGCAGGTTAATAAAGAGATATCTGGGAAAAAAACTAAGATTGTCCGGAAAAGAGCCAAACTCAAAAAGCATGTTTGTTATCCTCCTGCTATAAAAAATTCAGCTAAGGAATTAAATAAGGAGT
The Raphanus sativus cultivar WK10039 chromosome 1, ASM80110v3, whole genome shotgun sequence DNA segment above includes these coding regions:
- the LOC108857987 gene encoding uncharacterized protein LOC108857987; this encodes MEGEVAQKNTRGSWSLLRPFQMISISLLSLLVPLSFLFLLRLSLSSVPVTVSRVSSFLHQADVGVLYAILSLIIVSTLLNNLSGKPECSLLHSHLYICWIVLFLVQVSVAFGVEGIMSTTMSTNPDENLFLASQERWVLVRVMFFLGLHEVMLMWFRVVVKPVVDDTVFGVYVEEERWSERAVVAVTFGLMWWWRLRDEVESLVVVAEVKRTLLTGLDGFDFLNWWMYYICVVIGMVKIFKGVSYFVNMFILTIKRSRKGCESCVVVDHV
- the LOC108842388 gene encoding histone-lysine N-methyltransferase MEDEA encodes the protein MQFHIYVCFWSKFSLLIFLPWFLLCVLFKPHILASTKIREHLKIRSEGIMEKKKRKDGKELLSDLNEVKAQIGKERFDHINNKFKSRVLRSMGDHAADHYFPALTRHKGTAIEMLSSREEPLVHHFNGNDEISYEEVTFQIPDEEVTKLPFVKQLPGSITWVFTDSNQLMAPSESVIGKKQFHYVDGEAVELSPDKEKYEEARKQKMEFSKEIDRFIWKIGQKYSLDDLVVQRTLSKFLGLNVSDILERYNKLKNEGDTDRSKFTSVPATAADKHFCRRCLIFDCHLHEEYQPLPRENKSNLFEREDAEKQCSKHCYLKLRNVIEAGHVMDNDNSISNNKGKDVVSEMSQAHNEWSSVDKNLYLQGVEIFGRNSCLITRNLFSGHKTCSEVYNYIREQDQTPEIDNQVNKEISGKKTKIVRKRAKLKKHVCYPPAIKNSAKELNKEYKQYTPCTCEPVCGDQCPCLSSGNVCEKYCGCLKTCKNRFGGCKCAKGQCINRQCPCFSMNRECDTDICSNCSLSCGDGSLGEASQPIQCKNMQFLLKKHKKILLAMSDVHGWGAFTRHSIKKNEFLGEYTGELVSHEEAEERGRVETKSGFSYLFTLNDKLCIDARRKGNKLRFLNHASSNSNCYAKLMVVRGDHRIGLFASKDIGEGEELFFHYCYGPGHADWSQ